In the Mesorhizobium sp. M1D.F.Ca.ET.043.01.1.1 genome, GCTTTCCTTACCGCTTATTTCATGAAGGAGCCGGATGGCGAGATCCGGCGGTCGCATGCCGCCATGCAATGCGCCTCGCTGCTGCGCGAGGCGATGTGGAGCATGGTCTCCGAACTCTATCTCGACGCGCCCGGCATCGACTACGTTGCCTATACCGAGGAGAACCTCGTGCGGCTCGACGCGGCGTTGGAAAACTACCGGACGAAATACGGGGCGAAGCCATGACCTTGCCCAGCCATGCCGGCATCGTCGTCATCGGCGGCGGCATCATCGGCTGTTCGACAGCCTATCATCTGGCGCGCGACCACAAGGCCGACGTGGTGCTGCTCGAACAGGGCAAGCTGACCTCGGGCTCGACCTGGCACGCGGCCGGGCTGGTCGGGCAGTTGCGCTCGTCGGCCTCGATTACCCGCGTGCTCAAATATTCGGTCGAGCTCTACAAGGGGCTCGAAGCCGAAACCGGGCTTGCGACCGGCTGGAAGATGACCGGCTGTTTGCGGCTGGCGACGAACACCGACCGCTGGACCGAGTTCAAGCGGCTGGCGACCACCGCCAAGAGCTTCGGCATGGACATGCAGCTTCTGTCGCCGGCCGAGGTGAAGCGCATGTGGCCGCTGATGGAAACCGGCGACCTCGTCGGTGCCTGCTGGCTGCCGACCGATGGCCAGGCGAGCCCCTCCGACATCACGCAGTCGCTCGCCAAGGGCGCGCGCATGCACGGCGCGAAGCTCTACGAGGGCGTGCGCGTCACCAGCTTTACGATGAAAGACGGTCGCATCACCGCGGTGAAGACCGAGAAGGGCGACATCGCCTGCGACAAGGTGGTGAACTGCGCCGGGCAATGGGCAAGGCAGGTCGGCGCAATGGCCGGCATCAACGTGCCGCTGCAGCCGGTCAAGCACCAATACATCGTCACCGAGAAGATAGAGGGGCTCGCCAACGACGCGCCGACGATCCGCGATCCCGACCGCCGCACCTATTTCAAGGAGGAGGTCGGCGGGCTGGTGATGGGCGGCTACGAGCCGAACCCGCAGGCCTGGGCGACCGATCTCCCGGGCGGCGACGTTCCCGACGAATGGGAGTTCCGCCTGTTCGACGACGATTACGATCACTTCGAGCAGCATATGGCTCAGGCGATCGAGCGCGTTCCGGCGCTGGCCAACGCCGGCGTCAAGCAGATGATCAACGGGCCGGAGAGCTTCACGCCGGACGGCAATTTCATCCTCGGCGCAGCACCGGAATGCGCCAACATGTTCGTCGGCGCCGGCTTCAACGCCTTCGGTATCGCGTCCGGCGGCGGCGCCGGCTGGGTGCTGGCGCAATGGGCGGTCGACGGCGAGGCGCCGCTCGACCTGTGGGTGGTCGACATCCGCCGCTTTTCCGGCCTGCACCGCGACCGCGACTGGGTGCGCGACCGCACGCTCGAAGCCTATGGCAAGCACTACACGATCGGCTTCCCGCATGAGGAGTATCTCTCGGGCCGGCCGCGCATCGTCTCGCCGCTCTATCAGCGGCTGAAGGCGCACCGCGCCGTGTTCGGCTCCAAGCTTGGCTGGGAGCGGCCGAACTGGTTCGCGCCCGATAGCGTCGAGCCCAACGACATCTATTCGATGGACCGGCAGAACTGGTTCGGACCCGTCGGCGACGAGCACCGCCATGTGCGCGAGAGGGTCGGCATATTCGACCAGTCCTCCTTCGCCAAATTCGAGATGACCGGGGCCGACTCGCTGAAGGCGCTCGACTGGATCTGCGCCAACGACATCGACAA is a window encoding:
- a CDS encoding FAD-dependent oxidoreductase → MTLPSHAGIVVIGGGIIGCSTAYHLARDHKADVVLLEQGKLTSGSTWHAAGLVGQLRSSASITRVLKYSVELYKGLEAETGLATGWKMTGCLRLATNTDRWTEFKRLATTAKSFGMDMQLLSPAEVKRMWPLMETGDLVGACWLPTDGQASPSDITQSLAKGARMHGAKLYEGVRVTSFTMKDGRITAVKTEKGDIACDKVVNCAGQWARQVGAMAGINVPLQPVKHQYIVTEKIEGLANDAPTIRDPDRRTYFKEEVGGLVMGGYEPNPQAWATDLPGGDVPDEWEFRLFDDDYDHFEQHMAQAIERVPALANAGVKQMINGPESFTPDGNFILGAAPECANMFVGAGFNAFGIASGGGAGWVLAQWAVDGEAPLDLWVVDIRRFSGLHRDRDWVRDRTLEAYGKHYTIGFPHEEYLSGRPRIVSPLYQRLKAHRAVFGSKLGWERPNWFAPDSVEPNDIYSMDRQNWFGPVGDEHRHVRERVGIFDQSSFAKFEMTGADSLKALDWICANDIDKPVGRLTYTQLLNTRGGIEADLTVARLGEERFYIVTGTGFRTHDLSWIGDHIGEGLDARLKDVTEDFGTLSLMGPRARDVLATVTDADVSNTAFPFGHAREIAIAGHIGRALRVTYVGELGWELHVPIAATGEIFDALMAAGKTHGIRPVGYRALESLRLEKGYRAWGSDVTPNDTPPEAGLGWAVKLRKNTDFVGRRALEKVAGLPPTKRFAGFTVDDPEVVLLGRETILRNGEPVGYLTSGGYGYTLEKNIGYGYVRNADGVRDDFLASGDYELVVAMERTPAKIHLEPMYDPAGEKIKA